The following are encoded in a window of Castanea sativa cultivar Marrone di Chiusa Pesio chromosome 9, ASM4071231v1 genomic DNA:
- the LOC142608758 gene encoding uncharacterized protein LOC142608758 has product MCDAKENRMKKYLSKVRQLVQKFTKVSFVQLPREENMEADALAKAASGGGVMDEYNRIQYMPSINLPDIQQIVGRENWMSLIIIYLKDGRLLKDKSEARKLRVRATKYVLINEVLYKRGFSQPYLRCLAPDDSNYVLREVHEGACGDHSGARFLIHKVVRAG; this is encoded by the coding sequence atgtgtgatgctaAAGAAAatcggatgaagaaatatcttagCAAAGTGAGGCAGCTTGTCCAAAAGTTTACAAAAGTGAGTTTTGTCCAACTcccaagggaggaaaatatggaagcagatgccttggcgaAAGCAGCTTCGGGAGGAGGAGTTATGGATGAGTACAACAGAATCcaatacatgccgagcataAACCTCCCAGATATACAACAAATAGTAGggagagaaaattggatgagtctaATAATAATCTATCTTAAGGATGGAAGGCTTCTGAAAGATAAGAGTGAGGCTAGGAAGCTGAGGGTCAGGGCTACCAAGTATGTTCTTATAAATGAAGTGctatacaagcgaggcttttctcagCCCTACCTAAGGTGTCTGGCTCCGGACGATTCAAACTACGTTTTGAGGgaggttcatgaaggagcatgtggtgATCACTCAGGAGCAAGATTTCTAATCCATAAGGTCGTTCGTGCAGGCTAA